The following are encoded together in the Phaseolus vulgaris cultivar G19833 chromosome 9, P. vulgaris v2.0, whole genome shotgun sequence genome:
- the LOC137822446 gene encoding secreted RxLR effector protein 161-like, which produces MESCKEASTPMPSNCYMDANAVGKGVDQTKYRGLIGSLLYLTISRPNIMFAVCLCARYQANPKESHFKAAKRILKYLKGTTNVGLWYPSHSPIHLTGYSDYDFAGCKLDRKSTSGTCHLLGSSLISWHSKKQACVAFSIAEAEYIAVGSCCAQILWLKQQLADFGLQISKIQHSRTKHIEIRHHFIRDHVSSGDCEVKFIETKLQLADIFTKPLPKERFFFLRNELGILDLQNLS; this is translated from the exons atggagagttgcaaggaAGCAAGCACACCTATGCCCTCAAACTGCTATATGGATGCAAATGCTGTtggaaaaggggtagatcaaacaaaatatagaggtttgattggctctttgctctATCTAACAATAAGTAGACCGAACATAATGTTTGCggtatgtctttgtgcaagatatcaagcaaatccaaaggaatcccacttcaaagctgcaaagagaattctgaaatatctcaaaggaacaacaaatgttgggttatggtatccttctcactctcccatACATTTAACTGGCTATTCAGATTATGATTTTGCAGGATGCAAGCTGGacaggaaaagcacaagtggcacttgccatcttcttggttcaagcctcatctcatggcatagcaagaagcaagcttgtgtggctTTCTCTATTGCAGAGGCTGAGTACATTGCTgttggaagctgttgtgcacaaatcctctggcttaaacaacaacttgcagactttggattgcaaatcagcaag attcaacactcaagaactaagcacattgagattcgCCATCATTTCATAAGGGATCATGTGAGTAGTGgggactgtgaagtgaagtttattGAGACAAAACTGCAACtagctgatatcttcacaaaaccactACCAAAAGAAAGGTTCTTCTTTTTGCGAAATGAGTTAGGCATTCTTGaccttcaaaatctttcctaa